A section of the Jaculus jaculus isolate mJacJac1 chromosome 6, mJacJac1.mat.Y.cur, whole genome shotgun sequence genome encodes:
- the G3bp1 gene encoding ras GTPase-activating protein-binding protein 1, with protein sequence MVMEKPSPLLVGREFVRQYYTLLNQAPDMLHRFYGKNSSYVHGGLDSNGKPADAVYGQKEIHRKVMSQNFTNCHTKIRHVDAHATLNDGVVVQVMGLLSNNNQALRRFMQTFVLAPEGSVANKFYVHNDIFRYQDEVFGGFVTEPQEESEEEVEEAEERQQTPEVVPDDSGTFYDQTVSNDLEEHLEEPVAEPEPEPEPEAEPEPAPEVQEEKAEPVLEEPAPEDAQKSSSPAPTDMAQTVQEDLRTFSWASVTSKNLPPSGAVPVTGIPPHVVKVPASQPRPESKPESQLPPQRPQRDQRVREQRISAPPQRGPRPIREAGEQGDVEPRRIVRHPDSHQLFIGNLPHEVDKSELKDFFQNYGNVVELRINSGGKLPNFGFVVFDDSEPVQKVLSNRPIMFRGEVRLNVEEKKTRAAREGDRRDSRLRGPGGPRGGLGGGMRGPPRGGMVQKPGFGVGRGIAPRQ encoded by the exons ATGGTGATGGAGAAGCCTAGTCCCCTGCTGGTCGGGCGGGAGTTTGTGAGGCAGTACTACACACTGCTGAACCAAGCCCCCGATATGCTGCATAG GTTTTATGGAAAGAACTCTTCTTACGTGCATGGGGGATTGGATTCCAATGGAAAGCCAGCAGATGCAGTCTATGGACAGAAA GAAATCCATAGGAAAGTGATGTCGCAAAACTTCACCAACTGCCATACCAAGATTCGCCATGTGGATGCTCACGCTACTCTCAATGATGGTGTGGTGGTCCAGGTGATGGGCCTGCTCTCCAACAACAACCAGGCGCTGCGGAGGTTCATGCAGACCTTTGTCCTTGCTCCTGAG GGCTCTGTGGCCAACAAGTTCTATGTTCATAATGACATCTTCAGGTACCAGGACGAGGTCTTCGGTGGCTTTGTCACTGAGCCACAAGAGG AATCTGAGGAAGAAGTTGAAGAAGCTGAAGAGAGGCAGCAGACACCTGAAGTGGTGCCCGACGATTCTGGAACTTTCTATGATCAGACTGTCAG CAATGACTTGGAGGAGCATTTAGAGGAGCCTGTtgctgagcctgagcctgagcctgagccagaAGCAGAGCCAGAGCCTGCTCCTGAAGTCCAGGAGGAGAAGGCCGAGCCGGTCTTGGAAGAGCCGGCTCCCGAGGATGCCCAGAAGAGCTCCTCTCCAGCTCCAACGGACATGGCCCAGACTGTGCAGGAGGATTTGAGG ACATTTTCTTGGGCCTCTGTGACCAGTAAGAACCTTCCTCCCAGTGGGGCTGTTCCTGTTACTGGGATCCCACCTCACGTTGTTAAAGTGCCAGCTTCACAG CCCCGTCCAGAGTCTAAGCCGGAATCTCAGCTTCCACCGCAGAGGCCTCAGAGAGACCAAAGAGTGCGGGAGCAGCGGATCAGCGCTCCTCCTCAGCGGGGACCGCGGCCAA TCCGCGAGGCTGGTGAGCAAGGTGATGTTGAACCCCGAAGAATTGTGAGACACCCTGACAGTCACCAGCTCTTCATTGGCAACCTGCCACACGAAGTGGACAAGTCAGAACTGAAGgacttttttcaaa ATTATGGGAATGTGGTGGAACTCCGCATCAACAGTGGTGGGAAGTTACCCAACTTCGGCTTTGTTGTGTTTGATGATTCTGAACCTGTTCAGAAGGTTCTTAGCAACAGG CCCATCATGTTCAGAGGTGAAGTCCGGCTGAATGTGGAAGAAAAGAAGACTCGAGCTGCCAGGGAAGGAGACCGGCGAGATAGCCGCCTGCGGGGGCCCGGAGGCCCTCGAGGTGGGCTGGGCGGTGGAATGCGAGGCCCTCCCCGGGGAGGCATGGTACAGAAGCCAGGATTTGGAGTGGGAAGGGGGATTGCTCCGCGGCAGTGA